From Patescibacteria group bacterium, the proteins below share one genomic window:
- a CDS encoding PDGLE domain-containing protein → MNLYTSQPSNENIKNALQETSPHIPSFIRTALPVKGSAGGGLICVLLGALLIGGFLSLFASASPDGLEKVAEEQSFLSQGIAFYKGVMQDYAFPWIADERIAASFAGIAGTLLVFAVLAGAGRALFRLKSPREDQ, encoded by the coding sequence ATGAATTTATACACATCCCAACCGTCGAATGAGAATATTAAGAATGCACTTCAGGAGACCTCCCCTCACATCCCCTCCTTCATAAGGACTGCACTGCCAGTCAAGGGCAGCGCAGGGGGTGGTCTCATTTGTGTACTTCTGGGAGCGCTCCTCATCGGCGGGTTTTTGTCGCTCTTTGCCTCCGCATCGCCGGACGGTTTGGAAAAAGTGGCCGAGGAGCAAAGTTTCCTGTCGCAGGGAATTGCATTTTATAAGGGCGTTATGCAGGACTATGCGTTTCCGTGGATAGCGGATGAACGGATCGCCGCGTCATTCGCGGGGATCGCGGGGACGCTGCTGGTGTTTGCGGTATTGGCAGGAGCGGGGCGTGCGCTTTTTAGATTAAAAAGTCCTCGTGAAGATCAATAA
- a CDS encoding energy-coupling factor ABC transporter permease produces MHIPDGFLNHSVSLFSASAALTAVGFAMRKARQGFLEKVPVFKARFATFPPSGNADVQGWQYHVSKWGQQKMWRMAGVGSLIFAAQMVNFPIAGGTSGHLLGGVLAALILGPYEALLVISAVLLVQAFAFGDGGIAALGANIFNMGLIGTLGGYWCFVLLRNKLKRYKLGMWASAWGAAWLSVTAAAACASAELALSGTAPFMRVLSAMLEYHAVIGLGEAVITVVILRTLARRNFPLALFSGETSKSI; encoded by the coding sequence ATGCACATTCCCGATGGGTTCTTAAATCATAGTGTATCTCTGTTTTCGGCAAGCGCCGCGCTTACCGCAGTGGGGTTTGCGATGAGAAAGGCGCGCCAAGGATTCCTTGAGAAGGTTCCTGTCTTTAAGGCGCGATTTGCCACTTTTCCTCCATCAGGCAATGCAGATGTTCAAGGCTGGCAGTACCATGTATCGAAGTGGGGGCAGCAAAAAATGTGGCGCATGGCGGGTGTGGGCTCGCTTATTTTTGCAGCACAGATGGTGAATTTCCCCATAGCGGGCGGGACATCAGGGCATTTGCTCGGCGGTGTGCTGGCGGCGCTCATACTCGGGCCGTATGAGGCGTTGTTGGTGATCAGCGCCGTGCTTCTCGTGCAGGCATTCGCCTTTGGCGACGGCGGGATTGCGGCGCTTGGCGCGAATATATTCAATATGGGCCTTATCGGCACGCTCGGAGGCTATTGGTGTTTTGTTCTTTTGCGGAATAAATTGAAACGTTATAAACTTGGGATGTGGGCAAGCGCATGGGGTGCGGCGTGGCTCTCGGTCACTGCTGCTGCGGCGTGCGCCTCGGCGGAGCTCGCGCTCTCCGGCACCGCGCCTTTCATGCGCGTGCTTTCCGCCATGCTTGAGTATCATGCGGTGATCGGATTGGGCGAGGCAGTGATCACTGTGGTGATTTTGCGCACACTGGCGCGGCGCAATTTTCCTCTTGCACTTTTTTCGGGAGAAACGTCAAAATCCATATGA
- a CDS encoding flavodoxin family protein — protein MKILLLYATNSGNTYYVAERIASALRQDGVALDMVSAGDAAPDIFTEFDAVVLGSCTWNRHTATAKFEEGQLQDQMQKLVDALKGRKFDNKKFAVFGLGDANYMRFCAAADHLERFVKEAEGNLLVPSLRIDSFPQTQDAAIDAWAHQLATQLKG, from the coding sequence ATGAAAATCCTATTGCTTTATGCCACAAACTCGGGCAATACCTATTATGTCGCCGAGCGCATCGCAAGCGCCCTGCGACAGGACGGCGTGGCGCTTGATATGGTCTCCGCAGGAGACGCCGCGCCGGATATCTTCACTGAATTCGATGCGGTGGTCCTCGGCTCCTGCACGTGGAACAGGCATACTGCCACCGCCAAATTCGAAGAGGGCCAGCTTCAGGACCAGATGCAGAAATTAGTGGACGCGCTAAAAGGCAGGAAATTTGATAACAAAAAATTCGCCGTCTTCGGGCTTGGCGACGCCAACTACATGCGCTTCTGCGCGGCGGCTGATCATCTTGAACGTTTCGTGAAAGAAGCGGAGGGAAACCTGCTTGTGCCTTCGCTCCGCATTGATTCATTTCCCCAAACCCAAGACGCCGCGATCGATGCGTGGGCGCACCAGCTCGCGACTCAGCTCAAAGGATGA